A genomic segment from Phormidium ambiguum IAM M-71 encodes:
- a CDS encoding amidase — MNKTDLAFTPALEQAQLIKNGEISPLELVEVYLERIQDLNPKLGSYFNVTAEEALADAKAKTEQLAVSKEDLPPFFGVTISIKDLTSVAGVPCTYGTPVLMNQIASYDDGIVSKIKAAGFTILGKTATSELGSLPYTEPLGFPPARNPWNLDYTPGGSSGGAAASVAAGLSSIAQGSDGGGSIRGPANCCGVVGIKPSRGRVSYAPLGDRLSGIAANGPIAHSVADAAALLDVMSGYITGDPYWLQDPNPSFLAATQQKLDSLNIAFSNTLLPLGTADPICQKPVLETTQLLAEMGHKVTEVSLDLNDLVEPFKLVWQSGVVAAGIPSAALDKINKWLAENSCNAGEYLQAVGQMQIIARRIVALFDNFDVLVLPVFMHPTIRVGEWAELSPEETLAKVINWVAPCPPFNASGQPSIAIPMGFNSATGLPLGVQLVGRPAAESTLISLAAQIESAKPWIQHRPSLVS; from the coding sequence ATGAATAAAACTGATTTAGCATTTACTCCGGCGTTAGAACAAGCACAACTAATTAAAAATGGCGAAATTTCCCCTTTAGAATTAGTTGAAGTTTATTTGGAACGCATCCAAGATTTAAACCCAAAATTAGGCAGTTATTTTAATGTAACAGCAGAGGAAGCTTTGGCTGATGCGAAAGCGAAAACCGAGCAATTAGCAGTAAGTAAGGAAGATTTACCGCCTTTTTTTGGGGTGACAATTTCGATTAAAGATTTAACTTCTGTAGCGGGTGTACCTTGTACTTATGGTACGCCAGTTTTAATGAATCAAATTGCTAGTTACGATGATGGAATTGTTAGCAAAATTAAAGCAGCTGGTTTTACTATTTTAGGTAAAACAGCTACTTCCGAATTGGGTTCTTTACCTTATACAGAACCTTTAGGTTTTCCCCCAGCAAGAAACCCTTGGAATTTAGATTATACTCCAGGGGGATCGAGTGGTGGTGCGGCGGCTTCAGTAGCAGCGGGACTAAGTTCGATCGCGCAAGGTTCCGATGGTGGTGGTTCGATTCGTGGCCCTGCAAATTGTTGCGGTGTGGTAGGAATCAAACCTTCTAGAGGTCGGGTTTCTTATGCACCATTAGGCGATCGATTAAGTGGAATTGCTGCCAATGGGCCGATCGCACATAGTGTAGCTGATGCCGCCGCATTACTCGATGTCATGTCCGGTTACATTACTGGAGATCCCTATTGGTTACAAGATCCAAATCCCTCATTTCTCGCAGCAACTCAGCAAAAACTTGACTCTTTAAATATCGCTTTTTCTAACACTCTTTTACCCTTGGGTACAGCCGATCCAATTTGCCAAAAACCAGTCTTAGAAACAACGCAACTTTTAGCGGAAATGGGACACAAAGTTACCGAAGTTTCTTTAGATCTTAATGATTTAGTTGAACCGTTTAAATTAGTTTGGCAATCAGGCGTAGTAGCAGCAGGAATTCCTTCAGCCGCCTTAGATAAAATTAATAAATGGTTAGCCGAAAATAGTTGTAATGCTGGCGAATATTTACAAGCCGTAGGGCAAATGCAAATAATTGCACGGCGTATAGTTGCCTTATTTGACAATTTTGATGTTTTGGTATTACCTGTGTTTATGCACCCCACAATTCGCGTTGGTGAATGGGCAGAATTATCCCCAGAAGAAACCTTGGCAAAAGTAATTAATTGGGTAGCACCTTGTCCACCGTTTAATGCCAGCGGACAACCATCCATTGCCATTCCAATGGGTTTTAATTCCGCGACAGGGTTGCCATTAGGAGTACAATTAGTCGGTCGTCCAGCCGCAGAATCTACTTTAATTTCTTTAGCAGCACAAATAGAATCAGCTAAACCTTGGATTCAACATCGTCCAAGTTTAGTAAGTTAA
- the purB gene encoding adenylosuccinate lyase, which yields MIERYTLPEMGNLWTENYKLKTWLQVEIAVCEAQAELGYIPTEAVEEIKAKANFDPKRVLEIEAEVRHDMIAFLTNVNEYVGDAGRYIHLGLTSSDVLDTALALQLVASTNVLLERLEDLIQAIRYQAQQHRNTVMIGRSHGIHAEPITFGFKLAGWLAEVLRHRDRLVNVRQRVAVGKISGAVGTYANIEPRVEAIACQKLGLEPDTASTQVISRDIHAEFVQALALLGASIERFAVEIRNLQKTDVLEVEEYFAKGQKGSSAMPHKRNPIRSERLTGMARILRGNAVAALENVALWHERDISHSSVERMILPDSCTLTHFMLVETTDLVKHLLVYPENMARNMNVYGGVVFSQRVMLTLVEKGMKREEAYAIVQSCAHQAWNKSEGNFRELISSDPRVTERLSNEEIEECFDPQRHLKHLDQIYQRLSI from the coding sequence GTGATTGAGCGTTATACGTTGCCTGAGATGGGCAACTTGTGGACAGAAAATTATAAATTAAAGACGTGGCTTCAGGTTGAAATTGCAGTTTGCGAGGCGCAGGCTGAACTGGGATATATCCCGACTGAGGCGGTAGAGGAAATTAAGGCGAAGGCAAACTTTGACCCCAAGCGGGTGCTAGAAATTGAAGCCGAAGTCCGCCATGATATGATTGCCTTCCTGACGAATGTTAACGAATATGTGGGAGATGCGGGACGTTACATTCACTTGGGTTTAACTAGTTCCGATGTGCTGGATACTGCTTTGGCATTGCAATTGGTAGCTAGTACCAATGTGCTGTTAGAACGTTTGGAAGATTTAATTCAAGCGATTCGTTACCAAGCACAGCAACATCGTAACACGGTAATGATTGGTCGATCGCACGGCATTCATGCCGAACCGATTACTTTTGGGTTTAAACTGGCAGGATGGTTGGCAGAAGTTTTGCGCCATCGTGACAGATTGGTGAATGTGCGTCAGCGAGTTGCAGTCGGGAAAATTTCCGGTGCAGTGGGAACTTACGCTAATATTGAACCGAGAGTAGAAGCGATCGCCTGTCAAAAACTAGGTTTAGAACCAGATACCGCTTCAACTCAGGTAATTTCCAGAGATATTCACGCGGAATTTGTCCAAGCTTTAGCATTACTTGGCGCATCAATTGAACGCTTCGCCGTCGAAATTCGCAACTTGCAAAAAACCGATGTTCTCGAAGTAGAAGAATACTTCGCCAAAGGACAAAAAGGTTCTTCCGCAATGCCGCACAAACGTAACCCAATTCGATCGGAAAGATTAACCGGAATGGCGCGAATTTTGCGGGGTAATGCGGTTGCAGCTTTGGAAAATGTGGCGCTGTGGCATGAACGGGATATTTCCCACAGTTCTGTAGAAAGAATGATTTTGCCAGATAGCTGCACTCTGACTCATTTCATGTTAGTGGAAACAACTGATTTGGTGAAACACCTGTTAGTTTATCCCGAAAACATGGCGCGAAACATGAATGTTTACGGCGGTGTTGTTTTCAGCCAAAGAGTGATGTTAACTTTGGTGGAAAAAGGGATGAAGCGGGAAGAAGCTTATGCGATCGTCCAATCTTGTGCTCACCAAGCTTGGAATAAATCTGAAGGTAATTTCCGAGAATTAATTAGCAGCGATCCTCGTGTTACTGAAAGGTTATCGAATGAGGAAATTGAGGAGTGCTTCGATCCACAAAGGCATTTAAAGCATTTGGATCAGATTTATCAACGGTTGAGCATTTAG
- a CDS encoding twitching motility protein PilT, with product MILELAVKAGCDSVVAYNIRDFVGVDRFGLTVITPAEFLQSIGALS from the coding sequence ATGATTTTGGAACTTGCAGTTAAAGCAGGGTGTGATAGCGTAGTAGCGTACAATATTCGTGATTTTGTTGGTGTCGATCGATTCGGTTTAACAGTAATTACACCTGCGGAGTTTTTACAATCTATTGGAGCATTGTCATGA
- a CDS encoding CopG family transcriptional regulator → MSSLYVQLPDSLYRSLQELAERDGISVDQFVALAVAEKISALTTESYLQERAKRGNRSNYEAVLAKVPDVEPESNDKLPSV, encoded by the coding sequence ATGAGTTCACTTTATGTTCAACTACCAGATTCTCTATATAGAAGTTTACAGGAACTTGCAGAACGAGATGGAATTTCAGTCGATCAGTTTGTTGCTTTAGCAGTTGCGGAAAAGATTTCTGCGTTAACAACTGAAAGCTATTTACAAGAGAGAGCAAAGCGAGGAAATCGATCGAACTATGAGGCTGTCTTAGCAAAAGTCCCAGATGTTGAGCCAGAATCAAATGACAAGTTACCCTCAGTATAG
- a CDS encoding methyl-accepting chemotaxis protein has translation MFQNLSLRNKAVGFAIALGTLPVLLIGTVAYYLANRSITHDVMQYQKAYAVEVADKLSRFMFERYGDIQTVANLAIITDPKLNQIVSQQQKEEILNNYLKAYGVYDNITIFNLDGSVKVKSRGAIIQNPRERDYFQRVLSQNQPIVSSPEISPSTNEPVIYLVAPVKDLATGKIIGVARSRLPLKYIQERIKSFEDQGQQVHVIEASGKTFISQDKKDLGEDIYLEYSGLKQLKANKQADVEVAYSVINKTDKVVAFAITPTLRGMPNLNWLILVDNETSIAFRPQRELLITLLIGSGITALIVSAIAVFFANRTTKSINSIVNSMTTSTTEIAATVEQQERVATQQAASVNQTTATMTELGTSSRVSAEQAESAAENARKVLALAESSAAGSRQVLDLAERGTQSVERTLTGMSTLKEKVGLIGQQTSQLTEQTNQIGSITNIVSDLASQTNMLALNAAVEAVRAGEHGRGFGVVATEIRKLADQSKQSAQKINALILGIQSAIDSTVTATDEGRKTAEESIQLSQETATAFTEVTDAINQIVLSKQQTSLIAINDIVVGSQQISLNAKQQAIAIEQVVDAMNSINQGASQTASGITQTKIGIQKLNEVAQDLKAMV, from the coding sequence ATGTTTCAGAATCTATCGTTACGGAATAAAGCTGTTGGCTTTGCGATCGCCTTGGGTACTCTCCCAGTTCTATTGATTGGTACAGTAGCTTATTATTTAGCCAACCGCTCAATCACACACGACGTAATGCAATATCAAAAAGCATACGCTGTAGAAGTGGCAGATAAACTAAGTCGCTTCATGTTTGAACGTTATGGTGATATCCAAACAGTCGCTAATTTAGCTATTATTACAGATCCCAAACTTAATCAAATTGTTTCTCAACAGCAAAAAGAGGAAATTCTCAATAATTACTTAAAAGCTTATGGTGTTTACGACAATATTACTATCTTTAATTTGGATGGTAGTGTCAAAGTTAAATCGAGAGGAGCAATTATCCAAAACCCGAGAGAGCGAGATTACTTTCAACGGGTACTTAGCCAAAATCAACCTATAGTTAGTAGCCCGGAAATTTCTCCTTCTACTAATGAGCCAGTGATTTATTTAGTAGCACCTGTCAAAGATTTAGCCACAGGAAAAATTATAGGTGTAGCTCGATCGCGTTTACCCTTAAAATATATTCAAGAACGCATCAAAAGTTTTGAAGATCAAGGTCAGCAAGTTCATGTGATTGAGGCTTCAGGTAAAACATTCATATCTCAAGATAAGAAAGATCTAGGCGAGGATATATATTTAGAATATTCTGGATTAAAGCAACTTAAAGCAAACAAACAAGCAGATGTGGAAGTTGCTTATTCAGTAATTAATAAAACTGATAAAGTAGTAGCTTTTGCTATTACTCCCACATTAAGGGGAATGCCTAATTTAAACTGGCTAATTTTGGTTGATAACGAGACATCGATAGCTTTTCGCCCGCAAAGAGAATTACTAATTACCTTGTTAATTGGTAGCGGAATTACAGCTTTAATAGTTAGTGCGATCGCAGTTTTTTTTGCCAATCGAACCACAAAATCTATTAATTCAATCGTCAATTCTATGACCACTTCTACAACAGAAATTGCTGCCACAGTTGAGCAACAAGAACGAGTTGCTACTCAACAAGCAGCTTCCGTAAATCAAACTACTGCGACAATGACAGAGTTGGGCACATCATCTAGAGTTTCCGCCGAACAAGCAGAATCAGCCGCAGAAAACGCTCGCAAAGTATTAGCTTTAGCAGAATCATCCGCAGCCGGATCGCGTCAAGTATTAGATTTAGCAGAAAGAGGAACGCAGTCAGTAGAACGAACTTTAACTGGAATGTCTACACTTAAAGAAAAAGTAGGATTAATTGGACAACAAACCTCACAATTAACTGAACAAACAAATCAAATTGGTAGCATTACTAATATAGTTAGCGACTTAGCCAGCCAAACAAATATGTTAGCTTTAAACGCTGCTGTAGAAGCTGTGCGTGCAGGCGAACATGGTAGAGGATTTGGTGTAGTTGCTACTGAAATACGTAAATTGGCAGATCAAAGTAAACAATCAGCACAAAAAATCAATGCTTTAATTTTAGGAATTCAATCGGCAATTGATTCTACAGTTACGGCAACTGATGAAGGAAGAAAAACCGCAGAAGAAAGCATTCAACTTTCTCAAGAAACCGCGACAGCTTTTACCGAAGTAACTGATGCAATCAATCAAATTGTTTTGAGTAAACAACAAACCTCTCTAATTGCAATTAATGATATTGTTGTTGGTTCTCAGCAAATTTCTCTTAATGCTAAACAACAAGCGATCGCCATTGAACAAGTCGTTGATGCCATGAACAGTATTAACCAAGGTGCATCACAAACTGCCAGCGGCATCACTCAAACAAAAATTGGTATTCAAAAACTTAATGAAGTTGCCCAAGATCTCAAAGCAATGGTTTAG
- a CDS encoding Uma2 family endonuclease, whose amino-acid sequence MIETNLSSVFTVNIPTTLILQVSHEQFVELALANRDLQLERTATGELIVMPPTGSETGNKNFDISGQIWLWNRQTKLGVAFDSSSGFHLPNGADRSPDAAWIRRERWDALTKEQQETFAPICPDFVLELRSKNDNMEPLRAKMREYLENGSSLGWLIDRKNQKVEIYRQNRNVEVLDRPLSLSGEDVLPGFVLDLTEVWN is encoded by the coding sequence ATGATAGAAACTAACTTATCCTCAGTATTTACTGTCAATATTCCAACTACTTTAATACTGCAAGTTTCCCACGAGCAGTTTGTGGAATTGGCACTGGCTAACCGCGATTTACAACTGGAACGAACTGCTACAGGAGAGTTAATTGTTATGCCACCAACGGGTAGTGAAACTGGTAACAAAAACTTTGATATTTCTGGGCAAATTTGGTTGTGGAATCGTCAAACTAAATTAGGTGTAGCATTTGATTCTTCCAGTGGTTTTCATCTGCCAAATGGGGCCGATCGATCTCCCGATGCTGCTTGGATACGTCGAGAAAGATGGGATGCACTGACTAAAGAACAGCAAGAAACTTTCGCTCCTATTTGTCCTGATTTTGTGCTTGAATTGCGTTCTAAAAATGACAATATGGAACCTTTACGAGCCAAGATGAGGGAATATTTGGAAAATGGGTCTAGTTTGGGTTGGTTGATCGATCGCAAAAACCAAAAAGTAGAAATTTATCGCCAAAATCGGAATGTGGAAGTGTTAGATCGTCCTCTAAGTTTATCAGGAGAAGATGTTTTACCTGGGTTTGTTTTGGATTTAACAGAAGTGTGGAATTGA
- the map gene encoding type I methionyl aminopeptidase, whose amino-acid sequence MNILSNILPQAPAAPTAKKRRGIEIKSQREIDIMRQAAKIVATVLKEVSQMVEPGMTTADIDAYAEKRIREMGAVPSFKGYMGFPASICSSVNNEVVHGIPNAKKVIRAGDVLKVDTGAYFQGFHGDSCITIGVGEVTPEAAKLIRVAEEALYKGIEQVKAGNYLMDLAGAIQDHVEANGFAIVEDFTGHGVGRNLHEEPSVFNFRTREMPNVKLRAGMTLAIEPIVNAGSKFTRVLRDKWTAVTVDNALSAQFEHTVLVTEDGYEILTDRSQV is encoded by the coding sequence ATGAATATTCTCAGCAACATATTACCCCAAGCACCAGCAGCCCCGACCGCCAAAAAACGTAGAGGCATTGAAATTAAGTCGCAGCGTGAGATTGACATTATGCGACAGGCAGCGAAAATTGTAGCGACGGTGCTCAAGGAAGTTTCCCAGATGGTAGAACCTGGGATGACGACGGCGGACATCGATGCTTATGCGGAAAAGCGGATTCGGGAAATGGGCGCGGTTCCCAGTTTTAAAGGTTATATGGGATTTCCGGCTTCCATTTGCTCTAGTGTTAATAATGAAGTTGTACATGGCATTCCTAATGCCAAAAAAGTAATTCGCGCTGGTGATGTATTAAAAGTTGATACAGGCGCTTATTTTCAAGGTTTTCATGGTGATTCCTGCATTACTATTGGTGTTGGTGAAGTAACCCCAGAAGCAGCTAAGTTAATTCGGGTAGCAGAAGAAGCTTTATACAAAGGTATTGAACAAGTTAAAGCAGGTAATTATTTAATGGATCTTGCTGGTGCAATTCAAGACCATGTGGAAGCGAATGGTTTTGCTATTGTGGAAGATTTTACCGGACATGGTGTAGGTAGAAATCTGCACGAAGAACCTTCGGTGTTTAATTTCCGCACTCGTGAAATGCCAAATGTAAAATTGCGGGCGGGTATGACTTTAGCGATCGAACCTATTGTAAACGCTGGTTCCAAGTTTACTCGCGTTCTTCGTGATAAATGGACTGCTGTAACTGTGGATAATGCCCTTTCTGCTCAATTTGAGCATACAGTTTTGGTGACGGAAGATGGTTATGAAATTTTGACCGATCGTTCGCAAGTTTAA
- a CDS encoding histidine triad nucleotide-binding protein, producing the protein MTAQDTIFGKIIRREIPADIVYEDDMALAFRDINPQAPVHILVIPKKPIVKLSDAEPEDHKILGHLLLVVKRVAEQAGLENGYRVVINNGADGGQTVYHLHLHILGGRQMQWPPG; encoded by the coding sequence ATGACTGCACAAGACACAATTTTTGGCAAAATCATCCGTCGGGAAATTCCCGCAGATATAGTCTACGAAGACGATATGGCACTTGCTTTTCGGGATATCAATCCCCAAGCACCTGTTCATATTTTAGTAATTCCCAAGAAACCAATTGTTAAGCTTTCTGACGCAGAACCCGAAGACCACAAAATTTTGGGTCATCTGTTGTTAGTGGTAAAGCGTGTGGCAGAACAAGCTGGACTGGAGAACGGTTATCGAGTAGTCATTAATAATGGCGCAGACGGCGGACAAACAGTATACCATCTACATTTACACATCTTAGGCGGCAGACAGATGCAGTGGCCTCCCGGTTAG
- the psbA gene encoding photosystem II q(b) protein has protein sequence MTTTIQRRESANVWERFCNWITSTENRLYIGWFGVLMIPTLLTATTCFIIAFIAAPPVDIDGIREPVAGSLIYGNNIITGAVVPSSNAIGLHFYPIWEAASLDEWLYNGGPYQLVIFHFLIGVFCYMGRQWELSYRLGMRPWICVAYSAPVSAATAVFLIYPLGQGSFSDGMPLGISGTFNFMLVFQAEHNILMHPFHMLGVAGVFGGSLFSAMHGSLVTSSLVRETTEIESQNYGYKFGQEEETYNIVAAHGYFGRLIFQYASFNNSRSLHFFLGAWPVIGIWFTALGVSTMAFNLNGFNFNQSVIDSQGRTIGTWADVINRAGLGMEVMHERNAHNFPLDLASAEVAPVALSAPAING, from the coding sequence ATGACCACAACCATTCAACGCCGCGAAAGCGCCAACGTATGGGAACGGTTCTGCAACTGGATCACCAGCACCGAAAACCGCTTATACATCGGTTGGTTCGGCGTACTGATGATTCCCACATTGCTAACCGCAACCACCTGCTTCATCATTGCCTTCATCGCTGCACCACCAGTAGACATCGATGGCATCCGGGAACCCGTAGCAGGTTCCTTAATCTACGGAAACAACATCATCACTGGTGCTGTTGTTCCTTCTTCTAACGCCATTGGCTTGCACTTCTACCCAATTTGGGAAGCAGCCAGCTTAGACGAATGGCTGTACAACGGTGGCCCATACCAATTGGTAATTTTCCACTTCTTGATCGGTGTATTCTGCTACATGGGTCGTCAGTGGGAACTATCTTACCGCTTAGGTATGCGTCCTTGGATCTGCGTAGCGTACAGCGCACCAGTATCCGCAGCGACAGCAGTATTCTTAATCTACCCCTTGGGACAAGGTTCCTTCTCTGATGGAATGCCTTTGGGAATCTCTGGAACCTTCAACTTCATGTTGGTGTTCCAAGCCGAGCACAACATCCTGATGCACCCCTTCCACATGCTGGGAGTAGCTGGTGTATTCGGCGGTTCATTGTTCTCTGCAATGCACGGTTCATTGGTAACTTCTTCCTTGGTGCGTGAAACCACCGAAATCGAATCTCAGAACTACGGTTACAAGTTCGGTCAAGAAGAAGAAACCTACAACATCGTAGCCGCACACGGTTACTTTGGCCGTTTGATTTTCCAATACGCATCTTTCAACAACAGCCGTAGCTTGCACTTCTTCTTAGGTGCATGGCCTGTAATCGGAATCTGGTTCACCGCTTTGGGTGTGAGCACAATGGCTTTCAACCTGAACGGTTTCAACTTCAACCAATCTGTAATTGACTCACAAGGTCGGACAATTGGGACTTGGGCAGACGTAATCAACCGGGCTGGTTTGGGTATGGAAGTAATGCACGAGCGTAATGCTCACAACTTCCCTCTCGACTTGGCTTCTGCTGAAGTTGCGCCTGTGGCTTTGAGCGCTCCTGCTATCAATGGCTAA
- a CDS encoding SH3 domain-containing protein → MSQIINLGQALSIITLVSLSLGSTKAISATQTNLTPSQNSKEFLIAQQRCNQQFMMVMTPEGGPLQVRDRNDINAKAFGTIPNGSVVLLKKFDRSGSWANIVTDRGNGYEGWVWANYLTCGAD, encoded by the coding sequence ATGAGTCAGATAATTAATTTAGGGCAAGCTCTATCAATTATTACTTTGGTATCTTTAAGTTTAGGCAGTACAAAAGCTATTTCTGCTACTCAAACTAATTTAACCCCAAGTCAAAATAGCAAGGAATTTCTAATTGCACAGCAACGTTGTAACCAGCAATTCATGATGGTAATGACTCCCGAAGGTGGGCCTTTACAAGTGCGCGATCGCAACGATATTAACGCCAAAGCTTTCGGTACTATTCCTAATGGTTCAGTCGTGTTGCTCAAGAAGTTCGATCGATCGGGAAGTTGGGCAAATATTGTTACCGACAGAGGCAATGGTTACGAAGGTTGGGTATGGGCAAATTACCTGACTTGTGGCGCTGATTGA
- a CDS encoding ATP-grasp domain-containing protein encodes MSMLVLSEASDRISPSASSRDIKAVTEIAKLLGCRVYYIPQDFTICETAENALFHIPKQERETLGVWIGYIPTPEHYTAIYNEALRKNIRLLNTPAEHLTVQEFDRAYPKILNLTPESMTITDLAQCQEVVSKLGLPLFVKGTVQSRKAGGWKACVANTLEELEILSQQLFNLENRSRGRVIARKLVKLRHVRSAPEGFPFGREYRVFVYQQKVIGYGYYWEGEDPLKKLSASEESKVVELALSAAKCLGVPYSAIDIGQLEDEKWIVIETGDPQFSGVSQIPLLQLWNEIIKIDKI; translated from the coding sequence ATGTCTATGTTAGTTCTCAGTGAAGCTTCCGATCGAATTTCTCCCTCTGCTAGCAGTAGAGACATTAAAGCAGTAACCGAAATAGCCAAACTTTTAGGATGCCGGGTTTATTATATACCCCAAGATTTCACTATTTGCGAAACAGCAGAAAATGCACTATTTCATATCCCAAAACAAGAGCGAGAAACTCTAGGGGTATGGATTGGCTATATTCCTACACCAGAACATTATACAGCTATTTATAATGAAGCACTTCGGAAAAATATTCGACTTTTAAATACACCCGCAGAACATTTGACGGTGCAAGAATTCGATCGAGCATATCCCAAAATATTAAATTTAACACCAGAAAGTATGACAATTACCGATTTAGCTCAATGTCAGGAGGTTGTTAGTAAACTGGGATTACCCTTATTTGTCAAAGGTACAGTACAATCTAGAAAAGCTGGAGGTTGGAAAGCTTGCGTTGCCAATACATTAGAAGAATTAGAAATACTATCTCAGCAATTATTTAATTTAGAAAATAGATCGAGAGGTCGAGTTATAGCGAGAAAATTGGTTAAATTGCGTCACGTTCGTTCTGCGCCAGAAGGTTTTCCCTTCGGACGCGAGTATCGAGTGTTCGTTTATCAACAAAAAGTGATTGGCTACGGCTACTATTGGGAAGGCGAAGATCCTCTAAAAAAACTTTCTGCTAGTGAAGAATCAAAGGTCGTAGAACTAGCTTTAAGTGCAGCGAAATGTTTGGGAGTTCCCTATTCTGCAATAGATATCGGACAGTTAGAAGATGAAAAATGGATTGTAATTGAAACAGGAGATCCGCAATTTTCAGGAGTTAGTCAAATACCTTTGCTGCAACTTTGGAATGAGATTATTAAAATAGACAAGATATAA
- a CDS encoding YifB family Mg chelatase-like AAA ATPase, translating into MLARVWSASLVGIDAVKVGVEVDVSGGLPGIVVVGLPDAAVQESRERVKATIKNAGFAFPMRRIVINLTPADLRKEGPSFDLAISMGILAASEQVNPELLGDFLFLGELSLDGSLRPVSGILPIAAAAKRLEIAGLVVPADNAQEAAVVEDLAVYGLDTLTDVADFLNNPKRYQPVKIDRSKQKDRSQFSGLDLKDVKGQAHARRALEIAAAGGHNLIFVGPPGSGKTMLARRLPSILPELSFEESLEVTQIYSVAGLLKNRGSLVSDRPFRSPHHSASGPSLVGGGSFPKPGEISLAHRGVLFLDELTEFKRDVLEFLRQPLEDGYVTISRTRLSVMFPAQFTLVASTNPCPCGYFGDTIQPCTCSPAKREQYWAKLSGPLMDRIDLQVAVNRLKPEEITNQPLGEDSTSIRARVQGARERSRDRFKTETNLRSNAEMQSRHLMQWCKLDDASRNLLEAAIRKLGLSARASDRILKVARTIADLAGDEDIKTQHIAESIQYRIIDRMQ; encoded by the coding sequence GTGTTAGCTAGAGTTTGGAGTGCATCACTTGTCGGTATCGACGCAGTGAAAGTCGGTGTAGAAGTAGACGTTTCTGGGGGACTACCGGGGATTGTTGTAGTTGGTTTACCGGATGCTGCTGTGCAAGAGTCGCGGGAAAGGGTAAAAGCAACGATTAAAAATGCGGGGTTTGCTTTTCCGATGCGAAGAATTGTAATTAATTTAACTCCCGCTGATTTACGCAAAGAAGGGCCAAGTTTTGATTTAGCAATTAGTATGGGAATTTTAGCAGCATCGGAACAAGTTAACCCAGAATTATTGGGAGATTTCCTGTTTTTAGGCGAACTTTCTTTAGATGGTAGCTTACGTCCGGTTTCTGGCATTTTACCGATCGCCGCAGCTGCAAAACGTTTAGAAATTGCAGGTTTAGTAGTTCCAGCTGATAATGCACAGGAAGCGGCAGTTGTTGAAGATTTAGCGGTTTATGGGTTGGACACTTTAACGGATGTGGCTGATTTTTTGAATAATCCTAAACGTTATCAACCTGTGAAGATCGATCGCTCAAAACAGAAAGATCGATCGCAATTTTCTGGCTTAGATTTAAAAGATGTGAAAGGTCAAGCACACGCTAGACGCGCTTTAGAAATTGCCGCTGCTGGCGGACATAATTTAATTTTTGTTGGCCCTCCCGGAAGTGGGAAAACGATGTTGGCAAGACGTTTACCTAGCATTTTACCAGAGCTTTCTTTTGAAGAATCGCTCGAAGTTACTCAAATTTATTCAGTTGCTGGGTTATTAAAAAATAGAGGTAGTTTAGTTAGCGATCGACCTTTTCGTAGTCCCCATCATTCTGCATCAGGCCCTTCTTTAGTTGGTGGTGGCAGTTTTCCCAAACCTGGAGAGATTTCTTTAGCACACCGAGGAGTCTTATTTTTAGATGAACTCACAGAATTTAAAAGAGATGTTCTGGAATTTCTTCGCCAACCTTTAGAAGATGGATATGTTACCATTTCTCGGACTAGATTATCGGTAATGTTTCCGGCACAATTCACTTTAGTAGCGAGTACAAATCCCTGCCCTTGCGGTTATTTTGGGGATACAATTCAACCTTGTACTTGTTCTCCGGCAAAACGGGAACAATACTGGGCGAAACTTTCTGGCCCTTTGATGGATCGCATCGATTTACAAGTAGCAGTTAATCGATTAAAACCGGAAGAAATTACTAATCAACCTTTAGGAGAAGATTCTACTTCAATTCGGGCGAGGGTCCAAGGGGCGAGAGAGCGATCGCGCGATCGTTTTAAAACCGAAACAAACTTGCGTTCTAATGCAGAAATGCAAAGTCGTCATTTAATGCAATGGTGCAAATTAGATGATGCTTCGCGTAATTTGTTAGAGGCAGCAATTCGGAAGTTAGGGCTTTCGGCTAGGGCTAGCGATCGCATTTTAAAAGTAGCGAGAACGATCGCCGATTTAGCAGGTGATGAAGACATCAAAACTCAGCACATTGCCGAATCAATTCAGTATCGCATAATTGATAGAATGCAGTAA